Proteins encoded together in one Colius striatus isolate bColStr4 chromosome 3, bColStr4.1.hap1, whole genome shotgun sequence window:
- the COMMD8 gene encoding COMM domain-containing protein 8 isoform X1, which yields MLQLLEKLPPGRALEYTDCTQEALFLYTIVDGICGRAYPRYQDYGSVWSLAEWMEVLEETVTYFKTSVGKNISDEEAAQQIHELNSSYQEAITKCLKGRKEEIRNALVERVNAISSAQLQDFDWQLKLALSSDKISMLQMPLLNLDLDVRENGEIKPISIEMNKEELQNLINALEAANKVVLQLK from the exons AtgttgcagctgctggagaagctTCCGCCGGGACGGGCCCTGGAG tatACTGACTGCACTCAGGAAGCATTG TTCCTTTATACAATAGTTGATGGCATATGTGGCCGTGCATACCCTCGATACCAGGATTATGGCAGTGTTTGGAGCTTGGCAGAGTGGATGGAGGTTTTAGAAGAAACAGTGACGTATTTCAAAACTTCAGTTGGCAAAAACATATCTGATGAAGAG GCTGCTCAGCAGATACATGAGTTAAATTCGAGCTATCAAGAAGCAATCACAAAATGTCTaaaaggcagaaaggaggaaatcAGGAATGCACTAGTGGAAAGAGTGAATGCAATCTCTtctgcccagctgcaggattTTGACTGGCAGTTAAAG CTTGCTCTCTCCAGTGATAAGATCTCTATGCTGCAAATGCCACTTCTCAATCTTGATTTGGATGTGAGAGAAAATGGTGAAATTAAACCAATTTCTATAGAGATGAATAAGGAAGAGTTGCAGAACCTAATAAATGCACTGGAAGCCGCTAACAAG GTGGTTTTGCAGCTGAAATGA
- the COMMD8 gene encoding COMM domain-containing protein 8 isoform X2, producing MLQLLEKLPPGRALEFLYTIVDGICGRAYPRYQDYGSVWSLAEWMEVLEETVTYFKTSVGKNISDEEAAQQIHELNSSYQEAITKCLKGRKEEIRNALVERVNAISSAQLQDFDWQLKLALSSDKISMLQMPLLNLDLDVRENGEIKPISIEMNKEELQNLINALEAANKVVLQLK from the exons AtgttgcagctgctggagaagctTCCGCCGGGACGGGCCCTGGAG TTCCTTTATACAATAGTTGATGGCATATGTGGCCGTGCATACCCTCGATACCAGGATTATGGCAGTGTTTGGAGCTTGGCAGAGTGGATGGAGGTTTTAGAAGAAACAGTGACGTATTTCAAAACTTCAGTTGGCAAAAACATATCTGATGAAGAG GCTGCTCAGCAGATACATGAGTTAAATTCGAGCTATCAAGAAGCAATCACAAAATGTCTaaaaggcagaaaggaggaaatcAGGAATGCACTAGTGGAAAGAGTGAATGCAATCTCTtctgcccagctgcaggattTTGACTGGCAGTTAAAG CTTGCTCTCTCCAGTGATAAGATCTCTATGCTGCAAATGCCACTTCTCAATCTTGATTTGGATGTGAGAGAAAATGGTGAAATTAAACCAATTTCTATAGAGATGAATAAGGAAGAGTTGCAGAACCTAATAAATGCACTGGAAGCCGCTAACAAG GTGGTTTTGCAGCTGAAATGA